The following coding sequences lie in one Candidatus Goldiibacteriota bacterium genomic window:
- the lepA gene encoding elongation factor 4 has translation MTNDYMKFIRNFSIIAHIDHGKSTLADRLLEETHTVEKRNMKAQYLDSMELERERGITIKAKAVQIHYVKDGQEYTLNLVDTPGHVDFTYEVSRSLIASEGALLVVDASQGVEAQTMANTHIAVRNNLTLIPVINKIDMPAADPEKVMMELEELLAIPSEECIKASAKEGIGITEILDAVVDRIKPPTGDVNAPLKALVMDAQFDYYKGVIIFIRLYDGSIKKGMRINMMASGTNWDVTTLGIFKPGMVETDELTAGNTGFITAGIKSLKDIKIGDTVTDTYKPCADPLPGYQEVKPMVFCGLFPVLNDQYAELKEALLKLQLNDSSLTFTSESSEALGFGYRCGFLGLLHMEIVQERLEREYNLNLIATAPNVEYKVYTTAKEVLICDAPSDMPEAGRIEKIEEPFVKFSIITPPEYIGAMMQLCQSKRGMYKTTEYMSTTRAVLHYEMPLAEIIWDFYDKLKSMSRGYASMDYEILDYRPADLDRVDILVNHEPVDSLSFITHADFAYAKARDLTEKLKDAIPRQQFPVPIQGAIGAQIIARETIPALRKDVLAKCYGGDITRKRKLLEKQKEGKKRMKQIGSVEIPQEAFLAILKVD, from the coding sequence ATGACAAATGATTATATGAAGTTTATAAGAAATTTCAGCATTATCGCGCACATAGACCACGGCAAGTCCACGCTTGCGGACCGCCTGCTGGAAGAAACGCATACCGTTGAAAAAAGAAACATGAAAGCGCAGTATCTGGACAGCATGGAACTGGAACGCGAGCGCGGCATAACTATTAAAGCCAAAGCCGTGCAGATACATTACGTGAAAGACGGACAGGAATACACCTTAAACCTTGTGGATACCCCCGGCCACGTTGATTTCACATACGAAGTTTCCAGGTCGCTTATCGCGTCTGAAGGCGCGCTTTTAGTGGTGGACGCGTCGCAGGGCGTGGAAGCGCAGACAATGGCCAATACCCACATTGCGGTAAGAAACAACCTTACATTAATCCCCGTAATCAACAAAATTGACATGCCCGCCGCCGACCCGGAAAAAGTAATGATGGAACTTGAAGAGCTGCTTGCCATCCCTTCCGAAGAATGCATAAAAGCAAGCGCCAAAGAAGGCATTGGCATAACAGAAATTCTTGACGCGGTAGTGGACAGAATTAAACCCCCCACCGGCGATGTTAACGCGCCTTTAAAAGCGCTTGTAATGGACGCGCAGTTTGATTATTACAAAGGCGTTATAATTTTCATAAGGCTTTATGACGGCTCCATAAAAAAAGGCATGCGCATCAATATGATGGCCAGCGGCACCAACTGGGACGTTACCACCCTTGGAATTTTTAAACCCGGCATGGTGGAAACAGATGAACTGACTGCCGGCAACACCGGTTTTATCACGGCGGGAATCAAAAGTTTAAAAGACATAAAAATAGGCGATACAGTAACAGACACTTATAAACCCTGCGCGGACCCGCTTCCCGGATATCAGGAAGTAAAGCCAATGGTATTCTGCGGATTGTTCCCTGTTTTAAATGACCAGTACGCGGAATTAAAAGAAGCACTTTTAAAACTTCAGCTTAACGATTCATCCCTTACCTTCACGTCGGAATCATCGGAAGCGCTTGGTTTTGGATACCGCTGCGGATTTTTAGGGCTGCTGCACATGGAAATTGTTCAGGAAAGGCTTGAACGCGAATATAATTTAAACCTTATAGCCACCGCGCCTAACGTTGAATACAAAGTTTATACCACGGCCAAAGAAGTGCTTATCTGCGACGCGCCTTCTGATATGCCGGAAGCCGGCAGGATAGAAAAGATAGAGGAACCGTTTGTGAAGTTTTCCATCATAACCCCGCCGGAATACATAGGCGCCATGATGCAGCTTTGCCAGAGCAAGCGCGGAATGTATAAAACAACTGAATACATGTCCACAACAAGGGCGGTACTTCACTATGAAATGCCGCTTGCGGAAATAATCTGGGACTTTTATGACAAACTTAAATCAATGTCGCGCGGCTACGCTTCAATGGACTATGAAATCCTTGATTACAGGCCGGCCGACCTTGACCGCGTGGATATTCTTGTAAACCACGAACCCGTTGATTCGCTTTCATTTATAACACACGCGGACTTTGCGTATGCCAAAGCGCGCGACTTAACCGAAAAATTAAAGGACGCGATACCCCGCCAGCAGTTTCCCGTGCCCATACAGGGCGCCATAGGCGCGCAGATAATAGCCAGGGAAACAATTCCCGCGCTTAGAAAAGACGTGCTTGCAAAGTGCTATGGCGGCGACATCACAAGAAAAAGGAAGCTGCTTGAAAAACAGAAAGAGGGAAAGAAAAGGATGAAACAGATTGGCTCCGTGGAAATCCCGCAGGAAGCCTTCCTTGCCATATTGAAAGTCGATTGA
- a CDS encoding FAD-dependent oxidoreductase has protein sequence MGAEEKFDVIVVGGGPAGLTAAYVMAKAGLQVVVLERGDYCGSKNMFGGMFFTNVLRELIPDFEKDAPLERVVTKRRWSLLTPDGEIGGGFKFSKFAQQPHNNSYTVLRAKFDKWFSEKTEEAGAMILTGCVVDGFLRDEKGKINGVKARMDDGDIYADCVILADGVNSLLAKQLDMHKELAPECTIVGIKEVIEFPEEKIMDRFGLNDGEGVAYEYFGYAAKGAIGSGFIYTNKNTISVGVGGTIKSLMEHKINPNDLLEWFKSHPAIKPLVNGGEQREYAAHLIPDGGYNKLSKLYKDNVLVVGDAAGFVNASLFHEGTNLAMMSGKLAGETVIKAKEANDFSEAMTARYEHRLRESFVMKDMKKFRHLAHVLDTTPQLFEKYPVIMEEFVRDMFTVDGESKNAKQMRLVMRLLRKENPISFALTGLKGRRVII, from the coding sequence ATGGGAGCGGAAGAGAAATTTGATGTCATAGTGGTAGGCGGAGGTCCCGCGGGCCTTACAGCCGCTTATGTAATGGCAAAAGCCGGGCTGCAGGTTGTGGTCTTAGAGCGCGGGGATTATTGCGGTTCCAAAAATATGTTCGGCGGAATGTTTTTTACAAACGTGTTAAGGGAATTAATACCTGATTTTGAAAAGGACGCGCCATTAGAAAGGGTTGTCACTAAAAGGCGCTGGTCGCTTTTAACCCCGGACGGCGAAATAGGCGGCGGTTTTAAGTTTTCAAAGTTCGCGCAGCAGCCGCACAATAACAGTTATACGGTATTAAGGGCAAAATTTGATAAATGGTTTTCCGAGAAAACCGAAGAAGCAGGCGCCATGATTCTTACCGGATGCGTGGTGGACGGATTTTTAAGGGACGAAAAAGGAAAAATTAACGGGGTAAAAGCCAGGATGGATGACGGCGACATTTATGCCGACTGTGTTATCCTTGCCGACGGCGTAAATTCCCTTCTTGCAAAGCAGCTTGATATGCACAAGGAACTTGCCCCTGAATGCACCATTGTGGGTATCAAAGAAGTTATTGAATTCCCGGAAGAAAAAATAATGGACCGCTTTGGCTTAAATGACGGTGAAGGCGTGGCTTACGAATATTTTGGATACGCCGCAAAGGGCGCCATTGGGTCCGGTTTTATTTATACAAACAAAAATACAATATCAGTGGGAGTAGGCGGTACAATTAAATCGCTTATGGAACACAAAATTAACCCTAATGACCTGCTGGAATGGTTTAAAAGCCACCCTGCAATTAAGCCGCTTGTAAACGGCGGGGAGCAGAGGGAATACGCCGCGCATTTAATTCCTGACGGCGGTTACAACAAACTTTCAAAATTATATAAGGATAATGTGCTGGTAGTCGGCGATGCCGCGGGTTTTGTAAACGCGTCGCTTTTCCACGAAGGCACAAACCTTGCGATGATGTCCGGAAAACTTGCCGGAGAGACTGTCATAAAAGCAAAAGAGGCAAATGATTTCAGCGAAGCCATGACGGCAAGATACGAACACCGTTTAAGGGAAAGTTTTGTGATGAAAGACATGAAGAAATTCCGCCATCTGGCGCACGTGCTTGATACCACACCGCAGCTGTTTGAAAAGTATCCCGTGATAATGGAAGAATTTGTGCGCGATATGTTTACGGTAGACGGCGAATCCAAGAACGCCAAACAGATGCGCCTTGTAATGAGGCTGTTAAGGAAAGAAAATCCCATCAGCTTCGCATTAACAGGCCTTAAGGGCAGGAGGGTAATCATATGA
- a CDS encoding DUF3078 domain-containing protein: MKRILFVLSAVIVFSLSAFAEESAATTAAVQPEAASTPVAPQGWLKPVVTGAVNFSQAGFDNWAAGGENNWAWTASLLAGENYDVEKWLWENTLKLKYGMIDTDAADPKKSDDEIRLDSMLRYRMGIKLDPFVAFMAQTQMTAGYVYSPEKIEVSAFMDPGYLKESIGFVYSPIENLSVRIGAAIKHTVTDKYALLYAGGTEKFKTEPGAEAVADYTLKIAENIIYVTKAEAFTDFKASDRTDLSWDNTITFKFNEYFNMGFNFMMKYDKDVSTKRQIKESLTAGITYNFI, translated from the coding sequence ATGAAAAGAATTTTATTTGTATTGTCTGCGGTAATTGTTTTTTCTTTAAGTGCTTTTGCGGAAGAATCTGCTGCAACAACTGCGGCTGTTCAGCCGGAAGCGGCAAGTACACCGGTTGCTCCGCAGGGATGGTTAAAGCCCGTTGTAACGGGGGCGGTAAATTTTTCGCAGGCGGGTTTTGACAACTGGGCGGCAGGCGGGGAAAATAACTGGGCATGGACAGCGTCTCTGCTTGCGGGAGAGAATTATGATGTGGAAAAATGGCTTTGGGAAAATACGTTAAAACTGAAGTACGGGATGATTGACACTGACGCGGCAGACCCGAAAAAATCTGACGATGAAATAAGGCTTGATTCCATGCTGCGTTACAGGATGGGAATAAAGCTGGACCCGTTTGTTGCTTTTATGGCGCAGACACAGATGACAGCCGGATATGTATACTCACCGGAAAAAATAGAAGTGTCCGCGTTTATGGACCCGGGTTATCTTAAAGAAAGTATAGGTTTTGTTTATTCACCCATAGAAAATTTAAGTGTAAGAATCGGCGCGGCAATTAAACACACAGTGACGGATAAATACGCGCTTTTATATGCCGGTGGAACCGAAAAGTTTAAAACTGAACCCGGCGCTGAAGCTGTCGCGGATTATACCCTTAAAATCGCGGAAAACATTATTTATGTAACCAAAGCGGAAGCTTTTACCGATTTTAAGGCTTCTGACAGGACAGACCTTTCATGGGATAACACAATCACATTTAAGTTTAACGAATACTTTAATATGGGGTTCAATTTCATGATGAAGTATGACAAGGACGTATCCACAAAGAGGCAGATTAAAGAGTCGCTTACTGCCGGAATCACGTATAACTTTATTTAG
- the dnaJ gene encoding molecular chaperone DnaJ: MPHKDLYEVLGVSKNATADEIKSAFRNMAKKHHPDAHQGENEKKQAEEKFKELGNAYAILSDPDKRKKYDTYGFDGLKGNQGAGQYGGFEDIFTNMGGMGDVFGDMFGDIFGFESGRRGGRGRSRRVDGDDLQVNAAMTFEEAAFGKKASFDINRMEVCETCRGEGIKPGTSKKTCSTCGGQGKVRQSSGFFSMVTTCPKCGGEGEIAEAVCPDCNGKRLKQKKKTIEVNIPAGVATGSYLKLSGEGHKGLFGGIPGDLFVAVKVEPHELYKRQDNDVILDLPVTITQAVLGDQITIPTLYGKKEIKIPEGTQTGDTINIKGAGFQSLSGRGKGDMHVVIRVEIPRNLNSKLKDAFKNVKLMDKEEFYNDVKQYSKASKKHLEKQ; encoded by the coding sequence ATGCCACATAAAGATTTATATGAAGTTCTTGGAGTTTCAAAAAATGCCACTGCTGATGAAATAAAATCCGCGTTCAGAAACATGGCCAAAAAGCACCATCCTGACGCGCATCAGGGCGAGAATGAAAAAAAGCAGGCAGAGGAAAAATTCAAGGAATTGGGCAATGCCTATGCCATATTAAGCGACCCTGATAAGCGCAAAAAGTATGACACTTACGGGTTTGACGGTTTAAAAGGTAATCAGGGCGCCGGCCAGTACGGCGGTTTTGAAGACATTTTCACGAATATGGGCGGAATGGGAGACGTATTCGGCGATATGTTCGGCGACATTTTTGGATTTGAATCGGGAAGGCGCGGCGGCCGCGGCAGGTCAAGGCGTGTTGACGGCGATGATCTTCAGGTAAATGCCGCTATGACTTTTGAAGAGGCGGCTTTCGGCAAGAAGGCCTCATTTGATATAAACAGGATGGAAGTCTGCGAAACCTGCAGGGGTGAAGGCATTAAACCGGGTACTTCAAAAAAAACGTGTTCCACGTGCGGCGGGCAGGGCAAAGTAAGGCAGTCTTCCGGATTTTTTTCAATGGTGACCACGTGCCCAAAATGCGGCGGAGAAGGCGAAATAGCGGAAGCTGTCTGTCCGGACTGTAACGGCAAAAGGCTTAAGCAGAAAAAGAAAACTATAGAAGTAAACATTCCGGCAGGCGTAGCCACAGGGTCGTATCTTAAGCTTTCAGGCGAAGGGCATAAAGGGCTGTTTGGCGGCATACCCGGAGATTTATTTGTGGCAGTCAAAGTGGAGCCGCATGAATTATATAAAAGGCAGGATAATGACGTAATACTTGACCTTCCTGTGACAATTACGCAGGCTGTACTTGGCGACCAGATTACAATTCCAACACTATACGGGAAAAAAGAGATAAAAATACCGGAAGGCACTCAGACAGGTGATACCATAAATATAAAGGGCGCGGGTTTTCAATCTTTATCAGGCAGGGGAAAAGGCGATATGCACGTTGTAATAAGGGTGGAAATACCCAGGAACCTTAATTCAAAGTTGAAAGACGCCTTTAAAAATGTTAAATTGATGGACAAGGAAGAATTCTATAATGATGTTAAGCAGTATTCAAAAGCCTCAAAAAAACACCTTGAAAAACAGTAA
- a CDS encoding CPBP family intramembrane metalloprotease, translating into MKNNRALMYVVSVLTVTFLYSITFFFIPLKEMGEICLLSVPGPQGNPVCAVNFSLVFLGVYMLIPLIVTLILQKIVYKEPLKEIGFKFKWSPWYLFALFAPIAISFLSSAAALIFPGISLTPDMSGMIDRYKDMLSPEQVEAMRQQLANAGPSVLIMSIVQMIVAAVTINAVFALGEEAGWRGFFLKNLPSMSFYKKSALIGAVWGFWHLPVIIQGYNYPQHPIAGVFMMIVFCVLYSPIFTYTVEKTGSVFSAAILHGAINASAGAAVMYIKGGDDLTAGVMASSGFIVLITINVLIYFYDKIISKEKIINKA; encoded by the coding sequence ATGAAAAATAACAGGGCGTTAATGTATGTTGTAAGCGTTTTAACAGTTACGTTTTTATATTCAATCACATTCTTTTTTATTCCGCTTAAAGAAATGGGCGAAATATGCCTTTTAAGCGTGCCCGGGCCGCAGGGAAATCCTGTATGCGCCGTGAATTTTTCCCTGGTATTTCTTGGCGTGTATATGTTAATACCCCTTATAGTCACTTTAATTCTGCAGAAAATTGTTTATAAAGAGCCTTTAAAAGAGATAGGCTTTAAATTTAAATGGAGCCCGTGGTATCTTTTTGCGCTCTTTGCCCCTATAGCAATATCATTTCTGTCTTCCGCCGCCGCGCTTATTTTTCCCGGTATATCTCTTACGCCTGACATGAGTGGGATGATTGACCGTTATAAAGATATGCTCTCCCCGGAACAGGTTGAAGCAATGCGGCAGCAGCTGGCAAATGCCGGGCCTTCGGTATTAATTATGAGCATTGTGCAGATGATAGTTGCGGCAGTGACAATTAATGCAGTGTTTGCCCTTGGCGAAGAAGCAGGGTGGAGGGGATTTTTTCTTAAAAATTTACCGTCCATGTCTTTTTATAAGAAGTCCGCGCTTATAGGCGCTGTGTGGGGGTTCTGGCACCTTCCCGTAATCATACAGGGTTATAATTACCCGCAGCACCCGATAGCAGGCGTGTTTATGATGATAGTTTTTTGCGTCTTGTATTCCCCCATCTTCACATATACCGTGGAAAAGACAGGCTCTGTTTTTTCCGCGGCAATTCTGCATGGCGCGATTAACGCGTCCGCGGGCGCCGCGGTTATGTATATAAAAGGCGGGGACGATTTAACAGCGGGTGTAATGGCCTCTTCGGGGTTTATTGTACTTATCACTATAAATGTTTTAATTTATTTTTATGACAAAATCATAAGCAAAGAAAAAATAATAAATAAGGCGTGA
- the grpE gene encoding nucleotide exchange factor GrpE, with protein MAEEKEEKKEEVKEEQQEPSLEQQEAELEKKIDEDKKLLAETTDKYLRALAELDNFRKRVAKDKEDFVKFAKADIVRDFLPVIDNLERAVASAKDIKEAKPLRHGVEMVLKQFVEIFKKQGVAEIECKGVFNPDFHHVVHKEPAEGKEDGEIIEVFQKGYMFEDKVMRPAMVKIAVKK; from the coding sequence ATGGCGGAAGAAAAAGAAGAAAAGAAAGAAGAAGTAAAAGAAGAACAGCAGGAACCTTCTCTTGAACAGCAGGAAGCGGAACTTGAAAAGAAGATAGATGAAGACAAAAAACTTCTGGCAGAGACCACTGACAAATATCTGCGCGCACTTGCGGAGCTTGATAATTTCAGGAAAAGGGTGGCAAAAGACAAGGAAGATTTTGTAAAATTCGCGAAAGCCGACATAGTAAGGGATTTTCTGCCGGTAATTGACAACCTTGAAAGGGCGGTTGCGTCAGCCAAAGATATTAAAGAGGCAAAACCTTTAAGGCACGGAGTTGAAATGGTTTTAAAGCAGTTTGTGGAAATTTTTAAAAAGCAGGGCGTGGCGGAAATTGAATGCAAAGGAGTGTTTAATCCGGATTTTCACCACGTTGTGCATAAGGAACCCGCGGAAGGAAAAGAAGACGGGGAAATAATTGAAGTGTTTCAGAAAGGGTATATGTTTGAAGACAAGGTCATGAGGCCTGCAATGGTTAAAATAGCGGTAAAAAAATAA
- a CDS encoding MscL family protein: protein MVLLYLQSGVISTIRRSTVAEQNTNTEKEVTIKAKVSLINEFKDFLKEYKVIGLAVGFIMGGAATELVKSLVDNLIMPLVGALIPGGEWEKATIMIWKFNIGWGALLSSTINFLIIAWVVFLVAKFMFKEEKVTKK, encoded by the coding sequence ATGGTATTACTGTATTTACAAAGCGGGGTAATTTCAACTATAAGGAGGAGTACGGTGGCGGAACAGAATACAAACACAGAAAAAGAAGTAACTATAAAGGCAAAAGTAAGCCTTATCAATGAATTTAAGGACTTTTTAAAGGAATACAAGGTAATAGGGCTTGCGGTAGGTTTTATCATGGGCGGCGCGGCAACTGAACTTGTAAAATCGCTTGTAGACAATCTTATAATGCCGCTGGTGGGAGCGCTTATTCCCGGAGGAGAATGGGAAAAAGCCACGATTATGATCTGGAAGTTCAATATAGGCTGGGGAGCTTTGCTTAGCTCCACTATTAATTTTTTAATAATCGCATGGGTTGTATTTCTGGTGGCAAAATTTATGTTCAAAGAAGAAAAAGTAACAAAAAAATAA
- a CDS encoding 4Fe-4S dicluster domain-containing protein, whose translation MSKFTTMEDKLGLDKFTLFHQTHLKIKDGFKSGEAAKKLVNDKLFICPAKVYTLNEKDEVVVSFENCLECGTCRVAAPEAVEWEHPQGGHGIVYRLG comes from the coding sequence ATGAGCAAATTTACCACAATGGAAGACAAGCTGGGGCTTGATAAATTCACCCTGTTTCATCAGACACATTTAAAAATTAAAGACGGTTTTAAGTCAGGTGAAGCCGCAAAAAAGCTTGTAAACGATAAATTGTTTATCTGTCCGGCAAAGGTTTATACCTTAAACGAAAAGGACGAAGTGGTGGTTTCTTTTGAAAACTGCCTTGAATGCGGCACTTGCAGGGTTGCGGCGCCGGAAGCTGTGGAATGGGAACATCCGCAGGGCGGCCACGGTATTGTATACAGGCTTGGATAG
- a CDS encoding type III pantothenate kinase — protein sequence MAEETISKGYVLVLDVGNSNITAGVFSQDNLLFSFRLRTNINLTEDQYYTQIKQLLEINKTAVSDIKGAIVGSVVPVITESFTGMIKKYFGFKPVTIGPKTKLNIKNKYRNKNEVGDDRLANAAKAYNVNKGKDTIIIDLGTSINFDVLDKKGNFLGGAIMPGIYMSLHALFARTAKLPKINLKYVDIGIGKTTEQSITSGVLNGIIGGINETVKMIKKEMKIKDVTIIFTGGEVNPLVIKRLNEKRVIKDSDFTLKGFKLIYDMNVRKR from the coding sequence ATGGCTGAAGAAACTATTTCAAAAGGATATGTCCTGGTACTGGATGTAGGCAACAGCAATATAACGGCAGGCGTATTTTCACAGGATAATCTTCTTTTCAGTTTCCGTCTGCGCACAAATATAAATCTGACAGAAGACCAGTATTACACCCAGATTAAACAGCTGCTGGAAATAAATAAAACCGCTGTATCTGACATAAAAGGCGCCATAGTGGGAAGCGTGGTGCCTGTTATCACTGAAAGTTTTACGGGAATGATAAAAAAATATTTTGGTTTTAAGCCTGTTACCATAGGGCCTAAGACAAAGCTTAACATTAAAAATAAATACCGCAATAAGAACGAGGTCGGCGATGACCGTCTTGCCAACGCGGCAAAAGCCTATAATGTAAACAAGGGCAAAGACACCATAATAATAGACCTGGGAACATCAATAAACTTTGATGTGCTGGATAAAAAAGGTAATTTTCTTGGGGGCGCGATAATGCCGGGGATATATATGTCACTTCACGCCCTGTTTGCCCGCACAGCCAAACTTCCAAAGATAAACCTTAAATATGTGGATATAGGCATAGGAAAAACAACGGAACAGTCAATCACAAGCGGGGTTTTAAACGGCATAATTGGCGGAATAAACGAAACCGTAAAGATGATAAAAAAAGAGATGAAGATAAAAGATGTCACCATAATATTTACCGGCGGAGAGGTAAACCCGCTGGTAATTAAAAGGCTGAATGAAAAGCGCGTTATAAAAGATAGTGATTTTACCTTAAAAGGTTTTAAGCTGATATACGACATGAATGTGCGCAAAAGATAG